The following are from one region of the candidate division WOR-3 bacterium genome:
- the cdd gene encoding cytidine deaminase has product MKNKEQELIAEAKKAIKFAYAPYSKFKVGCALLTKNGRIFTGCNIENASYGLTVCAERVALFKAISEGESELEKLVIYTPTNEFTYPCGACRQTLAEFNPNLEVILINKQNKLAQLKLSSLLPKPFTKEALK; this is encoded by the coding sequence ATGAAAAATAAAGAGCAGGAGTTAATCGCTGAGGCTAAAAAAGCCATAAAATTTGCTTATGCCCCATATTCAAAGTTTAAAGTAGGATGTGCGCTACTAACCAAAAACGGCAGAATTTTTACAGGATGTAATATCGAAAATGCCTCATACGGATTGACTGTTTGTGCCGAACGAGTTGCGCTATTTAAAGCAATATCCGAAGGTGAATCAGAACTAGAAAAATTAGTGATCTACACTCCAACGAACGAATTTACTTACCCCTGCGGTGCGTGCCGCCAAACCTTAGCGGAATTTAATCCGAATTTAGAAGTAATATTAATCAACAAACAAAACAAACTAGCTCAGTTAAAACTTTCCTCCCTTTTACCCAAACCATTTACTAAAGAAGCTTTAAAATAA
- a CDS encoding FlgD immunoglobulin-like domain containing protein gives ARLISPQIVLSGASLCSLRFYMMHDPGYSTVQESVIVEVSTNGTTFNRVAAFRRYAATQAWEEHRVYLGTFSGPFYVAFRALSGYGNNMYIDYVQVYGANPQGIEISGDEMIRTGLYGIGPNPAKGSVVVRYGLAKSGLVKLVVYDASGRRIKTLVHGMKDTGIYEVLWDGRDETGKRVAEGIYFYNLETPNYKETKKLLYIR, from the coding sequence GCGCGGTTGATTTCGCCGCAGATTGTGCTTAGTGGTGCGAGTTTATGTTCGTTGAGGTTTTACATGATGCATGATCCTGGTTATTCTACGGTGCAGGAGAGTGTGATTGTTGAGGTTTCGACTAATGGTACGACATTTAATCGTGTGGCGGCATTTCGGCGTTATGCGGCGACGCAGGCTTGGGAGGAGCATCGGGTGTATTTGGGGACGTTTAGTGGTCCGTTTTATGTGGCGTTTCGTGCGCTTTCTGGGTATGGTAACAACATGTATATTGACTATGTGCAGGTGTATGGTGCTAATCCTCAGGGCATTGAGATTAGTGGTGATGAGATGATTCGGACTGGGCTTTATGGTATTGGTCCGAATCCGGCCAAGGGTAGTGTGGTGGTGCGTTATGGGTTAGCGAAGTCGGGGCTGGTGAAGCTGGTGGTATATGATGCCTCAGGGCGTCGGATAAAGACCTTGGTGCACGGGATGAAAGATACTGGTATCTATGAGGTGCTCTGGGATGGAAGAGATGAAACCGGCAAGAGAGTCGCTGAAGGCATCTACTTCTATAACCTCGAAACACCTAACTACAAAGAGACAAAAAAACTGCTCTATATCCGCTAA